A single region of the Halorubrum depositum genome encodes:
- a CDS encoding DUF106 domain-containing protein, with protein sequence MSKVERRVRSLVNEDGEMRDALEVVLDRATDGEVQWVDVRDEITSGQWGRLIEKEILVDGERGFALADPDGIEAGMTSDGGGGGGGSDVETPETTSWTKWDKLAAVATIGAFVGYAVGPVRDTIAGAIDVVLGPLLNVVPFYVVIMVIALGTGMYSTLLRAGLMDMEKMSQYQERMQDIQERRKEAKERDDDAALDAIQEEQMDAMGDQLGMFKEQFRPMVWIMFLTIPAFLWMFWVIGYRGSDSAYPEIAAQELVVPLAGTVTWDTGIVGPIQMWILWYFLCSMAFTQLVQKSLNIQMSPSTS encoded by the coding sequence ATGAGCAAGGTCGAACGGAGAGTCCGCTCGCTCGTCAACGAGGACGGCGAGATGCGGGACGCCCTGGAGGTCGTCTTGGACCGCGCCACCGACGGCGAGGTCCAGTGGGTCGACGTCCGCGACGAGATCACCAGCGGCCAGTGGGGCCGCCTCATCGAGAAGGAGATCCTCGTGGACGGCGAGCGCGGCTTCGCACTGGCCGACCCCGACGGGATCGAGGCGGGGATGACCAGTGACGGCGGCGGAGGCGGCGGCGGCAGCGACGTCGAGACACCGGAGACGACGTCGTGGACGAAGTGGGACAAGCTCGCCGCCGTCGCAACCATCGGCGCCTTCGTCGGGTACGCCGTCGGCCCCGTCCGGGACACGATCGCGGGGGCGATCGACGTCGTCCTCGGCCCGCTGCTGAACGTCGTCCCCTTCTACGTCGTCATCATGGTGATCGCGCTCGGGACCGGGATGTACTCCACGCTGCTTCGCGCGGGACTCATGGACATGGAGAAGATGAGCCAGTACCAGGAGCGGATGCAGGACATCCAGGAGCGGCGCAAGGAGGCGAAGGAGCGCGACGACGACGCGGCGTTAGACGCCATCCAGGAGGAGCAGATGGACGCGATGGGCGACCAGCTCGGGATGTTCAAAGAGCAGTTCCGCCCGATGGTGTGGATCATGTTCCTCACCATCCCGGCGTTCCTGTGGATGTTCTGGGTGATCGGCTACCGTGGCTCCGACTCCGCCTACCCGGAGATCGCGGCCCAAGAGCTCGTGGTGCCGCTCGCCGGGACCGTCACGTGGGACACGGGGATCGTCGGCCCGATCCAGATGTGGATCCTCTGGTACTTCCTCTGCTCGATGGCGTTCACCCAGCTCGTCCAGAAGAGCCTCAACATCCAGATGTCGCCGTCGACGTCGTAA
- a CDS encoding carboxylate--amine ligase: protein MEAQFLSTEALVEALADASFDRPPALVSNAHVTGLGVARALDAHGVPVIALDRAGDGGGDGGDAAAVPHDGLAPPSDAVDFAGAVTYPLDDLDGFREDVEAIVDAAGNEAVAFGCMDEWALAYAEADPDGVRLPFAGIDTLDDVLNKSELYATCEALGVPYPETYRLAETASAATREPDAGVDEAAAALGFPLVVKPELKRDFEEAFGTNVIEVADRGEFEDVAAAASDEGIAVMAQKRVDIATGRDHSLASYVPPSGTDDALGVVGNAAVRYPRQFGTSCLVETADEPAIEERALAVLDDAGYHGISESEFVYDADRDEFLLLDVNTRPWKWISMPVAAGANLPMAAYAAVTDAEYESEGVEPTRWVYLRDYLSLLAGDDAFWDQLSVADWRRLVSGAFEREGDLTTGVYRPTDPGPAAKLFETEFVDRDYYCSC from the coding sequence ATGGAAGCGCAGTTCCTCTCGACCGAGGCGCTCGTCGAGGCGCTCGCGGACGCCTCGTTCGACCGCCCGCCGGCTCTCGTCAGCAACGCCCACGTGACCGGACTCGGCGTCGCGCGCGCGCTCGACGCCCACGGCGTGCCCGTGATCGCGCTCGACCGCGCCGGCGACGGGGGCGGGGACGGCGGCGACGCCGCCGCGGTCCCCCACGACGGCCTCGCCCCGCCCTCGGACGCGGTCGACTTCGCGGGCGCGGTCACCTACCCCCTCGACGACCTCGACGGATTCCGCGAGGACGTGGAGGCGATCGTCGACGCCGCGGGGAACGAGGCGGTCGCGTTCGGCTGCATGGACGAGTGGGCGCTGGCGTACGCCGAGGCCGACCCCGACGGCGTCCGGCTCCCCTTCGCCGGGATCGACACGCTCGACGACGTGTTGAACAAGTCCGAGCTGTACGCGACCTGCGAGGCGCTCGGCGTGCCGTACCCCGAGACGTACCGGCTGGCGGAGACCGCGTCGGCGGCGACGCGCGAGCCGGACGCCGGGGTCGACGAGGCCGCCGCGGCGCTCGGCTTCCCGCTCGTGGTGAAACCCGAGCTCAAGCGCGACTTCGAGGAGGCGTTCGGCACCAACGTGATCGAGGTCGCCGACCGCGGGGAGTTCGAGGACGTCGCGGCGGCCGCGAGCGACGAGGGGATCGCCGTGATGGCGCAAAAGCGCGTCGACATCGCCACCGGCCGGGACCACTCGCTCGCCTCCTACGTGCCGCCGTCGGGGACCGACGACGCGCTCGGGGTCGTCGGCAACGCCGCGGTGCGGTACCCCCGGCAGTTCGGCACGTCCTGTCTGGTCGAGACGGCCGACGAGCCCGCCATCGAGGAGCGCGCGCTCGCGGTGCTCGACGACGCCGGCTACCACGGGATCAGCGAGTCGGAGTTCGTCTACGACGCCGACCGCGACGAGTTCCTCCTGCTCGACGTCAACACCCGCCCGTGGAAGTGGATCTCGATGCCCGTCGCCGCGGGGGCGAACCTCCCGATGGCCGCCTACGCCGCGGTCACCGACGCGGAGTACGAGTCCGAGGGCGTGGAGCCGACCCGGTGGGTGTACCTCCGGGACTACCTCTCGCTTTTAGCGGGCGACGACGCCTTCTGGGACCAGCTCTCGGTCGCCGACTGGCGGCGGCTCGTCTCCGGCGCGTTCGAGCGCGAGGGCGACCTGACGACCGGCGTCTACCGCCCCACCGACCCCGGCCCGGCCGCGAAGTTGTTCGAGACGGAGTTCGTCGACCGCGACTACTACTGCTCCTGTTGA
- a CDS encoding DUF5813 family protein: MSETELPGRVRRAFADHGSFEPADEAGAWTSETTAFDGTVRAEPAADGRVRFAVTVRVPTLSAATADDVADVVEEGWTETFELRVVDVGGVTRGDREFDPTVAVGDDEITVEFELTDVNERRGVDDAGALIDFVEGTYVQGVIPGYEYVDPVAGLLSAARQQGNDGAF, encoded by the coding sequence ATGAGCGAGACAGAGCTGCCTGGGCGGGTCCGCCGCGCGTTCGCGGACCACGGCTCCTTCGAGCCCGCCGACGAGGCGGGCGCGTGGACCTCGGAAACGACCGCGTTCGACGGGACGGTGCGCGCCGAGCCCGCCGCGGACGGCCGGGTGCGGTTCGCGGTGACCGTCCGGGTGCCGACCCTCTCGGCGGCGACCGCGGACGACGTCGCCGACGTGGTCGAGGAGGGGTGGACCGAGACGTTCGAGCTCCGCGTCGTCGACGTCGGCGGCGTGACGCGCGGCGACCGCGAGTTCGACCCGACCGTCGCGGTCGGCGACGACGAGATCACCGTCGAGTTCGAGCTGACCGACGTCAACGAGCGGCGCGGCGTCGACGACGCGGGAGCGCTGATCGACTTCGTCGAGGGGACCTACGTGCAGGGCGTCATTCCGGGGTACGAGTACGTCGACCCCGTGGCTGGGCTCCTGTCGGCGGCGCGCCAGCAGGGGAACGACGGCGCGTTCTGA
- the tmk gene encoding dTMP kinase → MLITLEGLDGSGKTTVWEALRERHPDATFTREPTDSWYGEAVDRSIAADDADPLAELFLLTADHANHLSETIRPALARGDLVVSDRYSDSRFAYQAATLDASGVALDDRDPLEYIKEVHAPFSRPPDATVYLDLDARTAAERAGRTNKFEQDGYLAAVRDNYERLIDAEPDRFVRVDATRSPEDVTARVAAVVADLVEE, encoded by the coding sequence ATGCTGATCACGCTGGAGGGGCTCGACGGGAGCGGGAAGACGACCGTCTGGGAGGCGCTCCGCGAGCGCCACCCGGACGCGACGTTCACCCGCGAGCCCACCGACAGCTGGTACGGGGAGGCCGTGGACCGGTCGATCGCGGCCGACGACGCCGACCCGCTCGCGGAGCTGTTCCTGCTGACCGCCGACCACGCGAACCACCTCTCCGAGACGATCCGGCCGGCCCTCGCCCGCGGCGACCTGGTCGTCTCCGACCGCTACTCGGACTCCCGGTTCGCGTACCAGGCCGCGACGCTCGACGCGAGCGGCGTCGCCCTCGACGACCGCGACCCGCTCGAATACATCAAAGAGGTCCACGCGCCGTTCTCGCGGCCGCCCGACGCGACGGTCTACCTTGACCTGGACGCCCGCACCGCCGCCGAGCGCGCGGGCCGCACGAACAAGTTCGAGCAGGACGGCTACCTCGCCGCGGTCCGAGACAACTACGAGCGGCTGATCGACGCGGAGCCGGACCGGTTCGTGCGCGTCGACGCGACGCGGTCGCCCGAGGACGTCACGGCCCGCGTCGCGGCGGTCGTCGCGGATCTGGTCGAGGAGTAA
- a CDS encoding hemolysin family protein translates to MVDVAISVGRVAAALVLVVLNGFFVASEFAFVRVRSTSVEQLAAEGRPGSGALQDVMGSLDDYLAATQLGITLASLGLGWIGEPAVAALIEPALGSVLPQSAVHLVAFAIGFGVITFLHVVFGELAPKTIAIAQAERIALMLAPPMKLSYYLFSPGIVVFNGAANAFTRAIGVPPASETDETMGEREIRRVLARSGEAGHVDPGEVDMIEGVFELDDTVVREVMVPRPDVVTLAADRTLPEIRATVLEAGHTRYPVVADEDADRVVGFVDVKDVLRAGEAGDESATAADLAREIVVVPETTAIGDLLVQFREEHRQMAAVVDEWGAFEGIVTVEDIAEALVGDLRDEFDDGRGEHTIRAREGGAYEADGSVSLSVVNDALGTDLEGNGYDTLGGLVLDRLGRTPESGDVAEAGGHRFEVTAVDGARISTVRIDRIDGDGGVDEHGGDGE, encoded by the coding sequence ATGGTAGACGTCGCGATCTCCGTCGGCCGAGTGGCCGCCGCGCTGGTGTTGGTGGTGCTGAACGGGTTCTTCGTGGCGTCGGAGTTCGCGTTCGTCCGGGTCCGGTCCACCTCGGTCGAACAGCTCGCCGCCGAGGGTCGGCCCGGGTCGGGAGCCCTCCAGGACGTGATGGGGAGTCTCGACGACTACCTCGCGGCGACCCAGCTCGGGATCACGCTCGCCTCGCTCGGGCTCGGGTGGATCGGCGAGCCCGCGGTGGCCGCGCTCATCGAGCCGGCGCTCGGGTCGGTGCTGCCGCAGAGCGCGGTCCACCTCGTCGCGTTCGCGATCGGGTTCGGCGTCATCACGTTCCTCCACGTGGTGTTCGGCGAGCTGGCGCCGAAGACGATCGCCATCGCGCAGGCCGAGCGGATCGCGCTCATGCTCGCCCCGCCGATGAAGCTCTCCTACTACCTGTTTTCCCCCGGCATCGTCGTGTTCAACGGGGCCGCGAACGCCTTCACGCGCGCCATCGGCGTCCCGCCCGCCTCGGAGACCGACGAGACGATGGGCGAACGCGAGATCCGGCGCGTCCTCGCGCGCTCCGGCGAGGCCGGTCACGTCGACCCCGGCGAGGTCGACATGATAGAGGGCGTCTTCGAGCTCGACGACACCGTCGTCCGCGAGGTGATGGTGCCGCGGCCGGACGTGGTGACGCTCGCCGCCGACCGGACCCTCCCCGAGATCCGCGCGACCGTGCTGGAGGCGGGACACACCCGCTACCCGGTCGTGGCCGACGAGGACGCCGACCGCGTGGTCGGCTTCGTCGACGTGAAGGACGTGCTGCGCGCCGGCGAGGCCGGCGACGAGTCGGCGACGGCCGCGGACCTCGCGCGGGAGATCGTCGTCGTGCCCGAGACGACGGCGATCGGCGACCTCCTCGTCCAGTTCCGCGAGGAGCACAGGCAGATGGCCGCCGTCGTCGACGAGTGGGGCGCCTTCGAGGGGATCGTCACCGTCGAGGACATCGCGGAGGCGCTCGTCGGCGACCTCCGGGACGAGTTCGACGACGGCCGGGGCGAGCACACGATCCGCGCCCGCGAGGGCGGCGCGTACGAGGCCGACGGCTCCGTCTCCCTCTCGGTCGTCAACGACGCGCTCGGGACCGACCTCGAGGGGAACGGGTACGACACCCTCGGCGGGCTCGTGCTGGACCGGCTCGGCCGCACGCCGGAATCGGGCGACGTCGCCGAGGCCGGCGGCCACCGCTTCGAGGTCACCGCCGTGGACGGCGCCCGGATCTCGACGGTGCGTATCGACCGGATCGACGGCGACGGCGGTGTCGACGAACACGGCGGAGACGGCGAGTAG
- a CDS encoding universal stress protein — translation MFDRILFPTDGGDGADATFDHVLDLAADHEATVHVLNVADTTHDSVTRVGRDVVDVLEREGEDVVEAAAERAAERGVEAVTAVLQGGVAETIVAYATEHEMDLIAMPTRGRTGLDRLLLGSTTERVVRRSPVPVLSLRPDGEPARYPYRNVLLPTDGSDRAAEALDRAVALAARSGATLHVLSVVDVGTIGAEAYSGTDALVSASEEIVAEAAAVAEAAGVETVERVEVGSSAARGIRSYLADGDVDLVVMGTRGLTGVERYLLGSVAERTVRTSPVPVLTVPDEGSE, via the coding sequence ATGTTCGACCGGATCCTGTTCCCGACCGACGGCGGCGACGGGGCGGACGCGACGTTCGACCACGTCCTCGACCTGGCCGCGGACCACGAGGCGACGGTCCACGTCCTCAACGTCGCCGACACGACTCACGACAGCGTCACGCGGGTCGGCCGAGACGTGGTCGACGTGCTCGAACGCGAGGGCGAGGACGTCGTCGAGGCGGCCGCGGAGCGGGCCGCAGAGCGCGGCGTCGAGGCGGTCACGGCGGTGCTCCAGGGCGGCGTCGCGGAGACGATCGTCGCCTACGCGACCGAACACGAAATGGACCTGATCGCCATGCCGACGCGCGGGCGGACGGGGCTCGACCGCCTGCTCCTCGGGAGCACGACGGAGCGCGTCGTGCGCCGGTCGCCGGTCCCGGTGCTCAGTCTCCGGCCCGACGGCGAGCCGGCGCGGTACCCCTACCGGAACGTCCTCCTGCCGACCGACGGGAGCGATCGGGCCGCCGAGGCGCTCGACCGCGCCGTGGCGCTGGCGGCGCGAAGCGGGGCGACGCTCCACGTGCTCTCCGTCGTCGACGTCGGGACCATCGGGGCCGAGGCGTACTCGGGCACCGACGCGCTCGTGTCGGCGTCCGAGGAGATCGTCGCGGAGGCCGCCGCCGTCGCCGAGGCGGCGGGCGTGGAGACGGTCGAGCGCGTCGAGGTGGGCTCGTCGGCCGCCCGCGGGATCCGGTCGTACCTCGCGGACGGCGACGTCGACCTCGTGGTCATGGGCACGCGGGGGCTGACGGGCGTCGAGCGCTACCTGCTCGGGAGCGTCGCCGAGCGCACCGTTCGGACCTCCCCCGTCCCGGTGTTGACGGTGCCCGACGAAGGCTCCGAGTGA
- a CDS encoding complex I NDUFA9 subunit family protein, producing MKVLVAGGTGFIGSYLCRALAEGGHDVTALSRSGSETPEGVDVVRGDVTDYDSIAGAVEGQDAVVNLVALPPLFEPKGGNVMHDRVHRGGTENLVNAAEAGGVERFLQLSALGADPDGDTAYIRAKGRAEPIVRESDLDWTIFRPSVVFGEGAGFLSFTKRLKGMFAPGLPLYPLPGGGKTRFQPIDVEDFVPMLVAALEEDEHVGETYEIGGPETLTLREVTDLVYEAERKDVTIVPLPMPLARIGLTVLGAVPGFPMGPDQYRSLQFDNTTADNDVAAFGVDPDELTTLGAHLGVR from the coding sequence ATGAAGGTGTTGGTCGCAGGCGGGACCGGATTCATCGGGTCGTACCTCTGTCGCGCGCTCGCCGAGGGGGGCCACGACGTGACGGCCCTCTCCCGCTCGGGGAGCGAGACGCCCGAGGGGGTCGACGTCGTCAGGGGCGACGTCACGGACTACGACTCGATCGCCGGGGCGGTCGAGGGACAGGACGCCGTGGTGAACCTGGTCGCGCTCCCGCCGCTGTTCGAGCCGAAGGGCGGCAACGTGATGCACGACCGGGTCCACCGCGGCGGGACGGAGAACCTCGTGAACGCCGCCGAAGCGGGCGGAGTCGAGCGGTTCCTCCAGCTGAGCGCGCTCGGGGCCGACCCCGACGGCGACACGGCGTACATCCGCGCGAAGGGACGGGCCGAGCCGATCGTCCGCGAGAGCGACCTCGACTGGACCATCTTCCGCCCCTCGGTCGTGTTCGGTGAGGGCGCCGGGTTCCTCTCGTTCACCAAGCGGCTGAAGGGGATGTTCGCGCCCGGCCTCCCGCTGTATCCGCTTCCCGGCGGCGGGAAGACTCGGTTCCAGCCGATCGATGTCGAGGACTTCGTCCCGATGCTGGTAGCGGCGTTAGAAGAGGACGAACACGTCGGCGAGACGTACGAGATCGGCGGCCCGGAGACGCTGACGCTCCGGGAGGTGACCGACCTCGTGTACGAGGCCGAGCGCAAGGACGTCACCATCGTCCCGCTGCCGATGCCGCTCGCCAGGATCGGCCTGACGGTGCTCGGCGCCGTCCCCGGCTTCCCGATGGGGCCCGACCAGTACCGGTCGTTACAGTTCGACAACACGACGGCCGACAACGACGTCGCCGCGTTCGGCGTCGACCCCGACGAACTGACCACGCTCGGCGCGCATCTCGGCGTCCGATGA
- a CDS encoding tubulin/FtsZ family protein: protein MKLAMIGFGQAGGKVVDKFLEYDKRTGSEIVRAAAAVNTAKADLMGLEHVAEDQRVLIGQSRVKGHGVGADNELGAEIAEEDIDEVQGAIDSIPVHEVDAFLVVAGLGGGTGSGGAPVLAKHLKRIYTEPVYGLGILPGSDEGGIYTLNAARSFQTFVREVDNLMVFDNDAWRKTGESVQGGYEEINEEIVRRFGILFGAGEIQQGQEVAESVVDSSEIINTLAGGGVSTVGYAEEEVEERSSGGLLSRLRDDNGEDQLDSAHTTNRITSLVRKAALGRLTLPCEIEGAERALLVLAGPPEYLNRKGIERGRKWLEEQTGSMEVRGGDYPYRGAGFVATVILLAGVTNVPRIKELQQVAIEAQDNLDEIREESDENLDELVSDDSDELESLF, encoded by the coding sequence ATGAAACTTGCAATGATCGGATTCGGACAGGCGGGGGGAAAAGTCGTCGACAAGTTCCTGGAGTACGACAAGCGGACGGGGTCTGAGATCGTCCGCGCGGCCGCGGCCGTCAACACGGCCAAGGCCGATCTCATGGGACTCGAGCACGTCGCCGAGGACCAGCGCGTACTCATCGGGCAGTCCCGGGTGAAGGGCCACGGGGTCGGCGCGGACAACGAGCTCGGCGCGGAGATCGCCGAGGAGGACATCGACGAGGTGCAGGGCGCCATCGACTCGATCCCGGTCCACGAGGTCGACGCGTTCCTCGTCGTCGCCGGGCTCGGCGGCGGCACCGGCTCCGGCGGCGCGCCGGTGCTCGCGAAACACCTCAAGCGGATCTACACCGAGCCCGTCTACGGGCTCGGCATCCTGCCGGGCAGCGACGAGGGCGGTATCTACACCCTCAACGCGGCACGGTCGTTCCAGACGTTCGTCCGCGAGGTGGACAACCTGATGGTGTTCGACAACGACGCCTGGCGGAAGACGGGCGAGTCCGTCCAGGGCGGCTACGAGGAGATCAACGAGGAGATCGTGCGGCGGTTCGGCATCCTCTTCGGCGCCGGCGAGATCCAGCAGGGCCAGGAGGTCGCCGAGAGCGTCGTCGACTCCTCGGAGATCATCAACACGCTCGCCGGCGGCGGCGTCTCCACCGTCGGCTACGCGGAGGAGGAGGTCGAAGAGCGGAGCTCGGGCGGGCTGCTCTCGCGGCTGCGCGACGACAACGGCGAGGACCAGCTCGACAGCGCGCACACCACGAACCGCATCACCAGCCTCGTCCGCAAGGCGGCGCTGGGCCGGCTCACGCTCCCGTGTGAGATCGAGGGCGCGGAGCGCGCGCTGCTCGTGCTCGCCGGGCCGCCGGAGTACCTCAACCGGAAGGGTATCGAGCGCGGTCGCAAGTGGCTCGAAGAGCAGACCGGCTCGATGGAGGTCCGCGGCGGGGACTACCCGTACCGCGGCGCCGGCTTCGTCGCGACGGTGATCCTGCTCGCGGGCGTCACGAACGTCCCGCGGATCAAGGAGCTCCAGCAGGTCGCCATCGAGGCGCAGGACAACCTCGACGAGATCCGCGAGGAGAGCGACGAGAACCTCGACGAGCTCGTCAGCGACGACAGCGACGAGCTGGAATCCCTGTTCTAG
- the cofC gene encoding 2-phospho-L-lactate guanylyltransferase, which yields MEVLVPFSTDRPKSRLSAVLDPDERAAFARAMLRDVLDAVRAAGGDPRVLATGPVDADLGCPVEIDERALTDAVNAAFDGRFGGGDGDRSDGDPDPVAVVMADLALATPAALRDLFAAGREADVALAPGRGGGTNAFVASHPSFQVDYHGASYLDHRRIAAEIGASVAVVDSHRLATDVDEPADLAEVLIHAEADGWGGGDDSMNAGRATRWLRDAGFALDAADGRVGVVRE from the coding sequence ATGGAGGTCCTCGTCCCGTTCTCGACCGACCGCCCCAAGTCCCGACTCTCCGCCGTCCTCGATCCCGACGAGCGGGCGGCGTTCGCGCGGGCGATGCTCCGCGACGTCCTCGACGCGGTCCGGGCCGCCGGCGGCGACCCGCGGGTGCTCGCCACCGGTCCGGTCGACGCCGACCTCGGCTGTCCCGTCGAAATCGACGAGCGCGCGCTGACCGACGCGGTCAACGCGGCGTTCGACGGGCGGTTCGGGGGCGGCGACGGCGACCGCAGCGACGGCGACCCGGACCCCGTCGCGGTCGTCATGGCCGACCTCGCGCTCGCGACGCCGGCGGCCCTCCGGGATCTGTTCGCGGCCGGGCGTGAGGCCGACGTCGCGCTCGCGCCCGGCCGCGGCGGCGGCACGAACGCATTCGTCGCGAGCCACCCGTCGTTCCAGGTCGACTACCACGGCGCCTCGTACCTCGACCACCGGCGGATCGCGGCGGAGATCGGTGCGAGCGTCGCGGTCGTCGACTCCCATCGGCTCGCGACCGACGTGGACGAGCCGGCGGACCTCGCGGAGGTGCTGATCCACGCCGAGGCGGACGGCTGGGGGGGCGGAGACGACAGCATGAACGCAGGGAGAGCGACGCGGTGGCTCCGCGACGCCGGCTTCGCGCTCGACGCCGCGGACGGGCGGGTGGGCGTCGTGCGGGAGTGA
- the cofG gene encoding 7,8-didemethyl-8-hydroxy-5-deazariboflavin synthase subunit CofG: MFTAADEYGIDLSIDAERVERLLSVTPADVDPAERLTFARNVFVPLTTACRYTCTYCTYYDVPGEASLLSPEEVRERCRVGADAGCTEALFTFGDDPDDRYVEIHETLDEWGFDSVHDYLHRACEIALEEGLLPHSNPGDLTEAQFASLREVNASMGVMLETTADVDAHSGGRRKTPGQRLNTIRAAGRRGVPFTTGILVGIGEDWRDRAESLLAIRDLHERHGHIQEVIVQNVVPNERSEFAKPELETMRRVVAMARAALPPEVSVQVPPNLSPAADLVDCGIDDLGGVSPVTDDYINPAYEWPDLDGLRSVADAGGMPLRERLPTYARYLPSDLRPASVDPAPPPTDRDAWVPPAVRDRIRADDVHGRRLRGVARGDGPLAVRGD; encoded by the coding sequence GTGTTCACGGCGGCCGACGAGTACGGGATCGACCTGTCGATCGACGCCGAGCGCGTCGAGCGGCTGCTCTCGGTGACGCCCGCGGACGTCGACCCCGCCGAGCGGCTCACGTTCGCGCGGAACGTCTTCGTGCCGCTGACGACCGCCTGCCGGTACACCTGCACCTACTGCACCTACTACGACGTGCCCGGCGAGGCCTCCCTGCTCTCGCCCGAGGAGGTCCGCGAGCGCTGCCGCGTCGGCGCCGACGCCGGCTGCACGGAGGCGCTGTTCACCTTCGGCGACGACCCGGACGACCGATATGTCGAGATCCACGAGACGCTCGACGAGTGGGGGTTCGACTCGGTCCACGACTACCTCCACCGCGCCTGCGAGATCGCCTTGGAGGAGGGGTTGCTCCCGCACTCGAACCCCGGCGACCTCACGGAGGCGCAGTTCGCGTCGCTGCGCGAGGTGAACGCCTCGATGGGCGTCATGCTGGAGACGACCGCCGACGTCGACGCGCACAGCGGCGGTCGGCGCAAGACACCCGGCCAGCGACTCAACACGATCCGGGCGGCGGGTCGGCGGGGCGTCCCCTTCACCACCGGCATCCTCGTCGGCATCGGCGAGGACTGGCGCGACCGCGCGGAGAGCCTGCTCGCGATACGCGACCTCCACGAGCGCCACGGCCATATCCAGGAGGTGATCGTGCAGAACGTCGTCCCGAACGAGCGGTCGGAGTTCGCGAAGCCCGAGTTGGAGACGATGCGCCGGGTCGTCGCGATGGCCCGGGCCGCGCTCCCGCCGGAGGTGTCCGTGCAGGTGCCGCCGAACCTCTCGCCCGCGGCCGACCTCGTCGACTGCGGGATCGACGACCTCGGGGGCGTCTCGCCGGTGACGGACGACTACATCAACCCCGCCTACGAGTGGCCCGACCTCGACGGGCTCCGCTCGGTCGCCGACGCCGGCGGGATGCCCTTACGCGAGCGGCTCCCGACCTACGCGCGATACCTCCCGAGCGACCTCCGGCCGGCGAGCGTCGATCCGGCCCCGCCGCCGACGGACCGCGACGCGTGGGTCCCGCCGGCGGTCCGCGACCGGATTCGCGCGGACGACGTCCACGGGCGGCGGCTCCGCGGGGTCGCCCGCGGCGACGGGCCGCTCGCGGTCCGGGGCGACTGA
- a CDS encoding mechanosensitive ion channel family protein translates to MLPLQFGGAGLNAALTEILFSVALFLVGFVGVLLLGKLVLVPAVRRVLSSRGFDGAVRSLASSVANAVVWVAAIAIGFTMAGYGAFLSAFAVFGGAIALAVGFAAQDLLGNFVAGIFILKDKPFEVGDWIEWDGNAGRVEDIDLRVSRVRTFDNERVTVPNGDLANNAVTNPVAYETLRQKFVFGIGYDDDIAEATDIIVEKAEAHGEILDDPGVSVRLVELGDSAVGLQSRWWISDPDRGDFVRVRSEYVTAVKEAFDEAGIDMPYVHRQLTGSVEVLESVADDDQ, encoded by the coding sequence ATGCTACCACTACAGTTCGGCGGTGCCGGATTGAACGCGGCCCTGACGGAGATCCTGTTCTCCGTGGCGCTGTTCCTCGTCGGGTTCGTCGGCGTGTTGCTTCTGGGCAAGCTCGTGCTCGTGCCGGCGGTCAGGCGGGTGTTGAGCTCGCGCGGGTTCGACGGCGCCGTCCGGAGCCTCGCGTCGAGCGTGGCGAACGCCGTCGTCTGGGTGGCGGCGATCGCCATCGGCTTCACGATGGCCGGCTACGGCGCGTTCCTCTCGGCGTTCGCCGTCTTCGGCGGCGCCATCGCGCTCGCGGTCGGCTTCGCCGCGCAGGACCTCCTCGGCAACTTCGTCGCCGGGATCTTCATCCTGAAGGACAAGCCGTTCGAGGTCGGCGACTGGATCGAGTGGGACGGGAACGCCGGCCGCGTCGAGGACATCGACCTGCGCGTCTCGCGGGTCCGGACGTTCGACAACGAGCGGGTCACGGTGCCGAACGGCGACCTCGCGAACAACGCCGTCACCAACCCGGTGGCGTACGAGACGCTGCGTCAGAAGTTCGTCTTCGGCATCGGCTACGACGACGACATCGCGGAGGCGACCGACATCATCGTCGAGAAGGCGGAGGCCCACGGGGAGATCCTCGACGACCCGGGCGTCTCCGTCCGGCTCGTCGAGCTCGGCGACTCGGCCGTGGGGCTCCAGTCGCGCTGGTGGATCTCAGACCCGGACCGCGGCGACTTCGTCCGGGTGCGCTCGGAGTACGTCACCGCGGTGAAGGAGGCGTTCGACGAGGCCGGCATCGACATGCCGTACGTCCACCGGCAGCTCACCGGCAGCGTCGAGGTGCTCGAATCGGTCGCGGACGACGACCAGTAA